One window from the genome of Cottoperca gobio chromosome 15, fCotGob3.1, whole genome shotgun sequence encodes:
- the arhgef33 gene encoding rho guanine nucleotide exchange factor 33 isoform X2, producing MENGKTETEDKTDDVSEDEEEHVEEANIEIAQLQGLVAELREGLHAALMELCELRQRDHGLEEKLQAHQTDVDEKIMGLKNSLSTFKEELNVAMFHIKDVSNRQREVQKRIELLQSENTNDIISVPHRKSSKADVLTASGDEHICVPSQSDLSVIQHFFSSLPHSSSTQRSSTSTQTSTSEQEAQQQQRNCPSRSPAWSERRSSRDDSEKPNSPTESNKRQGVALELLESERVYVSHLSLLLKANISFNGSEALTSKDKRPFPSTLRFLIQQHLELLHTLQERVLKCQWQGIMGDVFMRLTSKESHFLDFYVSYLKELPDCLAVVTMLASSSMKTSALLESEIMGDESQPSLQTLLLQPVQRIPEYLLLLQGLLRQTNAEHPDYYLLLVCIQQFRSFTTQYHHLLQHNQELLLHNRKEVKREHANQVKWSKQRLLEQIQSHRFQDWDQDHKSHCYDTEWPSQLTFCSPELEPQIHKPTGLGSIPEIEASGRSMSWQHHLPSRSADFRQVQPGSALADALGEFLLPPDPPGMESLYDEDRGSLHDASMFDRCSSASSDSSIDIAFVKCPKAPSASHHAMAANVSTTRDVFGNGGSNRNGYKLPNRGCVSPDEAIMMRRNQHRPLQASQHKSKSLNGLQMDNTASGPDGGPVSEHLQRLGLGSHAKLERQGSKGSKGCSTPSHKVHSPLGNRADTDKQSEDLHGLLSVDSGFQSWGDESKWRGGAEENNHVPFSERSRKQDKGGFRSSFKKLFKKKSSDEKKEKGEKTENQNNGEHETPGKNPKLVHLEVNRGTAV from the exons ATGGAGAATGGCAAAACGGAAACAGAGGACAAGACAGACGACGTTTCAGAAG ATGAAGAAGAACATGTGGAGGAGGCTAACATAGAGATCGCTCAG CTGCAGGGCCTCGTGGCTGAGCTGCGCGAGGGGCTCCATGCAGCACTGATGGAGCTGTGCGAGCTGCGTCAGAGGGACCACGGCCTGGAGGAGAAGCTCCAGGCCCATCAGACTGACGTCGATGAGAAGATAATGGGCCTGAAGAACTCGCTCAGCACTTTCAAG GAGGAGCTGAATGTGGCGATGTTCCACATAAAGGATGTGTCCaacagacagagggaggtgCAGAAGAGGATAGAACTGCTGCAGTCAGAAAACACCAACGATATCATCTCTGTTCCACACAG AAAGAGCTCCAAGGCAGATGTGCTAACAGCATCAGGAGATGAGCACATCTGTGTGCCCAGCCAGTCCGACCTCAGTGTTATTCAACACTTCTTCTCCAGTCTGCCACACAGCAGCTCAACACAGAGGAGCTCCACATCCACACAGA cCTCTACCTCTGAGCAGGaggctcagcagcagcagagaaattGTCCGTCCAGATCTCCAGCGTGGAgcgagaggaggagcagcagggacGACTCAGAGAAACCCAACAGCCCGACTGAAAGCA ataagAGACAAGGGGTGgctctggagctgctggagtCAGAGAGAGTGTATGTGTCCCATCTGTCCCTGTTATTGAAGGCCAACATCTCCTTTAATGGATCCGAAGCGCTCACTTCCAAAGACAAACG CCCGTTTCCCAGCACTCTGAGGTTTCTGATCCAGCAGCACCTTGAGCTCCTCCACACTCTCCAGGAACGCGTGCTCAAGTGCCAGTGGCAAGGCATCATGGGGGATGTGTTCATGAGGCTCACCAGCAAAGAG AGTCATTTCTTGGACTTCTATGTATCCTACCTGAAGGAGCTTCCAGACTGTCTGGCAGTTGTCACCATGCTTGCCTCCAGCTCCATGAAGACCTCTGCCTTACTGGAG AGTGAAATAATGGGTGACGAATCCCAACCCTCGCTCCAGACTTTGCTCCTGCAGCCGGTTCAGAGGATCCCTGAGTACCTGCTGCTGCTACAG gggctGCTGAGGCAGACAAACGCAGAGCACCCAGATTACTATCTGCTGCTGGTGTGCATCCAGCAGTTCAGGTCCTTCACGACTCAgtaccaccacctcctccagcaCAACCAGGAGCTTCTGCTGCACAACCGCAAGGAGGTGAAGAG AGAACATGCCAACCAGGTAAAGTGGAGCAAGCAGCGCCTGCTGGAGCAGATCCAGTCTCATCGTTTCCAGGATTGGGACCAGGATCACAAAAGTCATTGTTACGACACAGAGTGGCCCTCCCAGCTCACGTTCTGCAGCCCCGAGCTGGAACCACAGATCCACAAACCAACAG GTCTTGGCAGTATCCCAGAGATTGAGGCGTCTGGGAGGTCCATGTCGTGGCAGCATCATCTGCCCTCCAGATCTGCAGACTTTCGTCAGGTTCAACCGGGCTCTGCTCTGGCCGATGCCCTCGGAGAGTTCCTTCTCCCTCCAGACCCCCCAGGGATGGAGAGCCTCTATGACGAGGACAGAGGCTCCCTTCATGATGCCTCCATGTTCGACCGCTGCTCTTCTGCCTCTTCAGATTCCTCCATCGACATTGCCTTTGTGAAGTGCCCCAAAGCCCCCTCGGCGTCACATCACGCAATGGCAGCAAACGTGTCGACAACTCGGGATGTCTTTGGCAACGGTGGGAGCAACAGGAATGGTTACAAACTGCCCAACCGAGGATGTGTATCTCCGGATGAGGCTATCATGATGCGCCGCAATCAGCATCGCCCCCTTCAAGCCAGCCAGCATAAGAGCAAG TCACTGAACGGCCTGCAGATGGACAACACAGCGAGTGGTCCGGATGGTGGTCCTGTATCAGAACACCTCCAAAGGTTGGGTCTGGGCAGCCATGCCAAGCTAGAGCGCCAGGGCAGTAAGGGCAGCAAAGGGTGTTCCACCCCGTCCCATAAGGTCCACAGCCCCCTGGGGAACAGAGCGGACACTGACAAGCAGAGCGAGGATCTTCATGGGCTTCTCAGCGTT GACTCCGGGTTCCAGTCATGGGGGGACGAGTCAAAGTGGAGGGGCGGGGCTGAGGAGAATAACCACGTCCCCTTCAGCGAGAGGAGTAGGAAGCAGGATAAAGGAGGCTTCAGGAGCTCCTTCAAGAAACTCTTCAAGAAGAA GAGCAGCgatgagaagaaagagaaaggagagaaaacagaaaaccaaaacaacggTGAACA
- the arhgef33 gene encoding rho guanine nucleotide exchange factor 33 isoform X1 — MENGKTETEDKTDDVSEDEEEHVEEANIEIAQLQGLVAELREGLHAALMELCELRQRDHGLEEKLQAHQTDVDEKIMGLKNSLSTFKEELNVAMFHIKDVSNRQREVQKRIELLQSENTNDIISVPHRKSSKADVLTASGDEHICVPSQSDLSVIQHFFSSLPHSSSTQRSSTSTQTSTSEQEAQQQQRNCPSRSPAWSERRSSRDDSEKPNSPTESNKRQGVALELLESERVYVSHLSLLLKANISFNGSEALTSKDKRPFPSTLRFLIQQHLELLHTLQERVLKCQWQGIMGDVFMRLTSKESHFLDFYVSYLKELPDCLAVVTMLASSSMKTSALLESEIMGDESQPSLQTLLLQPVQRIPEYLLLLQGLLRQTNAEHPDYYLLLVCIQQFRSFTTQYHHLLQHNQELLLHNRKEVKRSTMKQLLKTVESGIQANNIGSPYPCNSTMLEHANQVKWSKQRLLEQIQSHRFQDWDQDHKSHCYDTEWPSQLTFCSPELEPQIHKPTGLGSIPEIEASGRSMSWQHHLPSRSADFRQVQPGSALADALGEFLLPPDPPGMESLYDEDRGSLHDASMFDRCSSASSDSSIDIAFVKCPKAPSASHHAMAANVSTTRDVFGNGGSNRNGYKLPNRGCVSPDEAIMMRRNQHRPLQASQHKSKSLNGLQMDNTASGPDGGPVSEHLQRLGLGSHAKLERQGSKGSKGCSTPSHKVHSPLGNRADTDKQSEDLHGLLSVDSGFQSWGDESKWRGGAEENNHVPFSERSRKQDKGGFRSSFKKLFKKKSSDEKKEKGEKTENQNNGEHETPGKNPKLVHLEVNRGTAV; from the exons ATGGAGAATGGCAAAACGGAAACAGAGGACAAGACAGACGACGTTTCAGAAG ATGAAGAAGAACATGTGGAGGAGGCTAACATAGAGATCGCTCAG CTGCAGGGCCTCGTGGCTGAGCTGCGCGAGGGGCTCCATGCAGCACTGATGGAGCTGTGCGAGCTGCGTCAGAGGGACCACGGCCTGGAGGAGAAGCTCCAGGCCCATCAGACTGACGTCGATGAGAAGATAATGGGCCTGAAGAACTCGCTCAGCACTTTCAAG GAGGAGCTGAATGTGGCGATGTTCCACATAAAGGATGTGTCCaacagacagagggaggtgCAGAAGAGGATAGAACTGCTGCAGTCAGAAAACACCAACGATATCATCTCTGTTCCACACAG AAAGAGCTCCAAGGCAGATGTGCTAACAGCATCAGGAGATGAGCACATCTGTGTGCCCAGCCAGTCCGACCTCAGTGTTATTCAACACTTCTTCTCCAGTCTGCCACACAGCAGCTCAACACAGAGGAGCTCCACATCCACACAGA cCTCTACCTCTGAGCAGGaggctcagcagcagcagagaaattGTCCGTCCAGATCTCCAGCGTGGAgcgagaggaggagcagcagggacGACTCAGAGAAACCCAACAGCCCGACTGAAAGCA ataagAGACAAGGGGTGgctctggagctgctggagtCAGAGAGAGTGTATGTGTCCCATCTGTCCCTGTTATTGAAGGCCAACATCTCCTTTAATGGATCCGAAGCGCTCACTTCCAAAGACAAACG CCCGTTTCCCAGCACTCTGAGGTTTCTGATCCAGCAGCACCTTGAGCTCCTCCACACTCTCCAGGAACGCGTGCTCAAGTGCCAGTGGCAAGGCATCATGGGGGATGTGTTCATGAGGCTCACCAGCAAAGAG AGTCATTTCTTGGACTTCTATGTATCCTACCTGAAGGAGCTTCCAGACTGTCTGGCAGTTGTCACCATGCTTGCCTCCAGCTCCATGAAGACCTCTGCCTTACTGGAG AGTGAAATAATGGGTGACGAATCCCAACCCTCGCTCCAGACTTTGCTCCTGCAGCCGGTTCAGAGGATCCCTGAGTACCTGCTGCTGCTACAG gggctGCTGAGGCAGACAAACGCAGAGCACCCAGATTACTATCTGCTGCTGGTGTGCATCCAGCAGTTCAGGTCCTTCACGACTCAgtaccaccacctcctccagcaCAACCAGGAGCTTCTGCTGCACAACCGCAAGGAGGTGAAGAG GTCTACCATGAAACAGCTGTTAAAGACAGTGGAAAGTGGGATTCAAGCCAACAACATAGGCTCACCGTACCCTTGCAACAGTACAATGTt AGAACATGCCAACCAGGTAAAGTGGAGCAAGCAGCGCCTGCTGGAGCAGATCCAGTCTCATCGTTTCCAGGATTGGGACCAGGATCACAAAAGTCATTGTTACGACACAGAGTGGCCCTCCCAGCTCACGTTCTGCAGCCCCGAGCTGGAACCACAGATCCACAAACCAACAG GTCTTGGCAGTATCCCAGAGATTGAGGCGTCTGGGAGGTCCATGTCGTGGCAGCATCATCTGCCCTCCAGATCTGCAGACTTTCGTCAGGTTCAACCGGGCTCTGCTCTGGCCGATGCCCTCGGAGAGTTCCTTCTCCCTCCAGACCCCCCAGGGATGGAGAGCCTCTATGACGAGGACAGAGGCTCCCTTCATGATGCCTCCATGTTCGACCGCTGCTCTTCTGCCTCTTCAGATTCCTCCATCGACATTGCCTTTGTGAAGTGCCCCAAAGCCCCCTCGGCGTCACATCACGCAATGGCAGCAAACGTGTCGACAACTCGGGATGTCTTTGGCAACGGTGGGAGCAACAGGAATGGTTACAAACTGCCCAACCGAGGATGTGTATCTCCGGATGAGGCTATCATGATGCGCCGCAATCAGCATCGCCCCCTTCAAGCCAGCCAGCATAAGAGCAAG TCACTGAACGGCCTGCAGATGGACAACACAGCGAGTGGTCCGGATGGTGGTCCTGTATCAGAACACCTCCAAAGGTTGGGTCTGGGCAGCCATGCCAAGCTAGAGCGCCAGGGCAGTAAGGGCAGCAAAGGGTGTTCCACCCCGTCCCATAAGGTCCACAGCCCCCTGGGGAACAGAGCGGACACTGACAAGCAGAGCGAGGATCTTCATGGGCTTCTCAGCGTT GACTCCGGGTTCCAGTCATGGGGGGACGAGTCAAAGTGGAGGGGCGGGGCTGAGGAGAATAACCACGTCCCCTTCAGCGAGAGGAGTAGGAAGCAGGATAAAGGAGGCTTCAGGAGCTCCTTCAAGAAACTCTTCAAGAAGAA GAGCAGCgatgagaagaaagagaaaggagagaaaacagaaaaccaaaacaacggTGAACA